The nucleotide sequence GCGGGCCGATCAGTGCCCGGCCGGCCCCGCGTCGGCCGAGGCGCCGTCGTCGGAAGTGCCGTCGTCTTCGGGCTCGGCGAACCAGAGCGTGGTCTCCCCGTATTTTCGCTCGGAGAAGCAGCGCAGCCCCGCGGGCCAGGACGGCTCGGGGGAGCGCGAGGAACGCTCGACCACGACCACCGCGTCCGGTGCCAGCCAGGGGTCCTGGTGGCGGGGGAGCGGGGCCAGCATGGCGGCCAGGGCGGCCTCGTCGACGTCATAGGGCGGGTCTAGCATCACCAGGTCCACGGGTGCGCCCGCGGGACCGGCCAGGAAGGCCTCCACCTTCGCGGTGGCGCTGCGCACGCCGCGCAGGCCGAGGGCGCGGATGTTGGCGTCGCACACGCGGGTGGCGCGGCGGGAGGCATCCACAAGGGTCACGTCCGTGGCACCGCGGCTGGCCGCCTCCAGGCCGAGTGCGCCCGAGCCGGCGCACAGGTCCAGCACGCGCGCATCGGCGACCACCCCGTAGTGCTCGAGCCGGCCGAACAGGGCCTCGCGCACCCGCTCGGAAGTCGGGCGGGTGCCGGCTGCGGGCACCTCGATCCGGCGCCCA is from Actinomyces sp. 432 and encodes:
- the rsmD gene encoding 16S rRNA (guanine(966)-N(2))-methyltransferase RsmD, whose product is MTRIVAGSAGGRRIEVPAAGTRPTSERVREALFGRLEHYGVVADARVLDLCAGSGALGLEAASRGATDVTLVDASRRATRVCDANIRALGLRGVRSATAKVEAFLAGPAGAPVDLVMLDPPYDVDEAALAAMLAPLPRHQDPWLAPDAVVVVERSSRSPEPSWPAGLRCFSERKYGETTLWFAEPEDDGTSDDGASADAGPAGH